One Littorina saxatilis isolate snail1 linkage group LG1, US_GU_Lsax_2.0, whole genome shotgun sequence genomic window carries:
- the LOC138959963 gene encoding uncharacterized protein — MKVLLTTSLLVLTVYNVHCMNDANNNNNNNNNNGQQSSTGNPGGNTNTPPKFDKTTLVRNGVGDFMAQLNHNLLYIRDYVMANIGEVGHACGCQPNVLAPFLPPFSDGSGQSGGNPGGPVPPGNPGGAPSPPGSGSGAAATLGNAGNLNPRGGTPPKNG; from the exons ATGAAAGTTCTGCTGACAACGTCGCTGCTGGTGTTGACGGTGTACAACGTACACTGCATGAAcgacgccaacaacaacaacaacaacaacaacaacaacggacaACAGTCATCAACGGGCAACCCGGGCGGCAACACCAATACCCCACCCAAGTTTGACAAGACGACTCTCGTCAGGAATGGCGTGGGAGACTTCATGGCCCAACTCAACCATAACCTCCTGTATATACGTGACTACGTCATGGCCAATATCGGAGAG GTAGGCCACGCCTGTGGCTGTCAGCCCAACGTGCTGGCCCCCTTCCTCCCCCCATTCAGCGACGGTTCCGGGCAGTCCGGAGGGAACCCAGGCGGCCCTGTCCCTCCCGGCAACCCTGGCGGGGCTCCCTCTCCTCCGGGCTCCGGATCTGGGGCTGCCGCCACCCTTGGCAACGCCGGCAACCTCAACCCGCGTGGCGGAACCCCGCCCAAGAACGGTTAA